The sequence TACTAAGCTGGTTGTCTCCAAACGAGGCGCGTTTTAGAAACATCAAATTATTCAATGGAGGtatcgattttaataaattacaattcacCTGTAATGTTTCAATCTTTGATAAGCAGTTTATTTCTTCAGGTAGATTTTCTAAAGAGTTGTTGCTGACATTAAGTATCTTTAATTCTTTGAATTGGCCAATAGATTTTGGTAATGTTTTCAACTTGTTTTTAGACAATTCCAAGTTTCTTAAAAAAGGATGAAGCACGTCAATAGAATCTGGATACTGTTTAAGATGACTATCTGATAAATTAAGCACACCTGTTTTCCTAGATGTTTCAACGTGGTTCTTTAGGCTTGATGCGTttcccatttttattttattcttattttttttaagtaataatcattatgaatttgaacaaaattattacttattactcattagataatattattcaataatcaataattaactattaatcaaACTTGTATACAACTGAAaactttatactttaaattcttttaataataattaaataattatacttttcaaCTTTTGTCTTTTATTTCGTGGTTTTACCATTATCTGTTAtcactatagatattataatttataatattcaaggtGGATATCcacattgataatattataatgttatctaCATTTGTCAAATGTTATCAAATGATCTCCCACcaaccaattttttttgtttatactttagtagtttatactttattctcTTTCTGTTCTTTATGATGTATTCAagaatttacatataattattttatttattgtgctTCAGAGTTCAGTTGTTTAGTATCAGGTTTTAGCATAGACCTTaatgtgatatttattatagatacgtAAAATGATTAAACAAGTATTTAAATCATTTCCGGACAATAAACCAATATCAGGATTATGCATAGTAGAAGATATTACGAAATGCCCAACAGGATATAATCCCGTgagtgaataaaaataacataattatttataattagttttctGTTGATATCATCAATTATttgtagacatttttaattaataaaatgtgcatgtttaatgataaatatatcattattgactattgtttctgcttaaaatataaattttaggtagtacaatttattaaatatttctatgtaaGCACTAATCtaatatgtaaacatattttttatatctgttataattttatgtttagataTCAAAAACACATGACCAAGATTCAGACGCTGATTTACATATGCAGTCATGGAAAGAGTCTGTATTTATTGGCAGAAAAATTACAAGATATTTATGCTTATCTAAAACAGAAGGGATTTCGGATTACattgtagtaaatataaatataataaatgaaaaagaaTGTCCTCCTGATGGCTATTGTTTAATTCCCAGAACTATTGACAGTGGTAACCATATTGTTATTTAGTTTTTCATTAACTATTAATACTTTTgctattctaatatttatataattttaagatcaAAAAGCTTGGCGAAAACGTCAACTATGTTACAAATTAACTAGAAAAAGTCAAGCTACATATGCAATTactgatattatactattaagtcGATCAAAGAAAGCACCAGATGGTTTTAATTTAGTTGGGTATGATCTATtgacattaaaacaaaattattcttatttttaaaattatataaacatttttagggATTTAAATGGCTTAACACTTTGTTATAAAACTAGTCCTCAATCTCCAGATAACGTGCCATTACCATCACTGACTTATGGGTATGTTAATTCGTATATACCTGTTTAATTtacaactaatatattaatactttcagttatttataatatttatctgttatttaatattgtagatTGACACCAACGCTGTCAACAGAAAACATTCCAAATAGTAATGGGTCCTTAAGTTCACTTCCCAGTTTAGAATCTAGTGCTAATGTATTATCTCATGATTATGATCGACTAATGTCATTAAAACCTACACGGCCAGCACCAAAATTACCTCCAACATATTCATCTTCTAACTATTCGACATTAAATTCTTATCAAGGCaagttaaatatttgtgtttttttttataaatcaaatctaaaatcatagatattgtttttatttatttattatacaattgtattttttaggGTTAGAAGGTATTCCATTTATATTGAATCAAAATATTTCTATGGAAAATAAGTCTATTTTTAaggtaaaaaaatgtagtatcaattaatacaataaataataaatacaattatttaattttttaggatATACcagagattaaaaaaaaaacagccgAAGACCTTGATTTAGAAGTATGTATATTGTGATTATTTAATGTAGATTATGTTTAACAGTACTGAAAGCTTAATGATGATTTAGGATTTATTTTAGGCCTTACATACGTAATATAACCTGTCAAGGGGGCTGGGCTGGTATAATAcagaacaatttaaataaaaataaaatatgcaaatacatattttaacacttACTTATtacacaatttgaaaaaaaattggatagTCATTTGAACTGTGTGGTATAgtaatattaggtaataattatggTTCATTGacaaatctattaatttaatgtaaatttctaTAATCAAAAtgaaatcataacatttttttaaaaaaaattctattatatacaaaaataatatttattggaattattcaattatgttACAGTACAACTATAGTTTTGAACAAGAACGGCAGGTGTGATTtcctacttattttataaattgtaagtttgttacaatttttaaaacttaaaatgtattaatttataatatgtatgtttctATAC is a genomic window of Rhopalosiphum padi isolate XX-2018 chromosome 4, ASM2088224v1, whole genome shotgun sequence containing:
- the LOC132929898 gene encoding leucine-rich repeat-containing protein 57-like, coding for MGNASSLKNHVETSRKTGVLNLSDSHLKQYPDSIDVLHPFLRNLELSKNKLKTLPKSIGQFKELKILNVSNNSLENLPEEINCLSKIETLQVNCNLLKSIPPLNNLMFLKRASFGDNQLSIFPEFLCELKHLEALDLSKNNITQLPELIKQSRLVELNLNQNQIRKLPSSLAQCPRLKTLRVEENCLELDDIPKELLTSSKVSLLCVEGNLFDMKSLLALEEYSIYMTRYTEVKKKMF
- the LOC132929897 gene encoding multivesicular body subunit 12B; translated protein: MIKQVFKSFPDNKPISGLCIVEDITKCPTGYNPISKTHDQDSDADLHMQSWKESVFIGRKITRYLCLSKTEGISDYIVVNINIINEKECPPDGYCLIPRTIDSDQKAWRKRQLCYKLTRKSQATYAITDIILLSRSKKAPDGFNLVGDLNGLTLCYKTSPQSPDNVPLPSLTYGLTPTLSTENIPNSNGSLSSLPSLESSANVLSHDYDRLMSLKPTRPAPKLPPTYSSSNYSTLNSYQGLEGIPFILNQNISMENKSIFKDIPEIKKKTAEDLDLEYNYSFEQERQV